One window of the Ureibacillus sp. FSL W7-1570 genome contains the following:
- a CDS encoding efflux RND transporter permease subunit: MNGLVNFVIKNKLAVWLLAIILMVTGIYSTSRMNKETIPDISIPYITVMTVYPGATPEQSMNDISIPLEKAVQNLRNVVGVYSTSYSNMSSVQIEYEYGTDMLDAERELRSVIDGLEFPDTAQDPTIARITVNTFPILALSVSSDTEDIAELTATVEDVIVPKLEGIDGVSSVSISGQHVNKVEIEYDQVKMASLGVTEDDVKQMIQASDLKAPLGLYPFKEKEQSIVIDGKFTTVDELKNLLIPVTPTAQNPTPFVTLGDIAKVKLVGEVESVSRTNGKEAIGIQIVKGQDANTVEVVNEAKDIIKELEAKNDGLHIDVTLDQGEPIEESVSTMLGKALYGAGFAIIIILLFLRDIKSTIISIISIPLSLLIAFTILHQMDITLNIMTLGAMTVAIGRVIDDSIVVVENIYRRLHLKDEKLKGRALIRSATIEMFKPILASTLVTIAVFAPLVLVGGMVGELFTPFAFTMAFALLASLLVAITVVPSLSHTLFKKRLYGGKKGGKVKHEKPGALALWYKKVLRWSLNHKVVSSLIAIALLVGSLFLIPVVGFSFLSADQEKVMYLTYTPEPGESEEKTLENVQVVEDKLLARDDVDIVQVSIGGSGNAMMGMMGTDGALMYVIFDDDTKNFDDVQDEITNYIEGLDQSGKWINQNFSMSMSNNELSYTVYGDDMDKIEKTVADIENIMKESGNLKDVDTSLSERFDEFTLRVNQQTLLQYGLTAGQLAMMLNPNKQDEVLTTLKKDGTDIDVIVKRNVNLATSFEDLLNQPVPTATGAAVQLKDIVQVEEGTVSNTISRSKGQLYASVSGTVTSKDVTKASKEVDEKIDKLELPKGVEIGVSGVTADMEEAFTQLGFAMIVAIGIVYFILVVTFGEGLAPFAILFSLPFTVIGSLVGLWIAGETISVSVMMGMLMLIGIVVTNAVVLVDRIINMERTGMPMREAILEAGATRLRPILMTAIATIGALIPLAIGAEGSGMISRDLGICVIGGLFSSTMLTLIVVPIVYEILSKMLRKNRTEIEED, from the coding sequence TTGAATGGATTAGTGAATTTCGTCATAAAAAATAAACTAGCTGTATGGTTATTAGCCATTATTTTAATGGTGACGGGAATTTATTCCACTTCCCGAATGAACAAAGAAACAATTCCTGATATTTCCATTCCCTATATTACTGTAATGACAGTATATCCAGGTGCTACTCCTGAACAATCGATGAATGATATTTCCATTCCTCTGGAAAAAGCGGTACAAAACCTGAGAAATGTTGTAGGTGTTTATTCAACATCATATTCGAATATGTCCAGCGTACAAATCGAATATGAATATGGAACAGACATGCTGGATGCGGAACGGGAATTGCGTTCGGTCATTGATGGCTTGGAGTTTCCGGATACGGCACAGGATCCTACAATTGCCCGTATCACGGTCAACACTTTCCCGATTTTGGCATTAAGCGTGTCAAGTGACACTGAAGATATTGCAGAGTTGACTGCTACAGTCGAAGATGTCATTGTACCAAAATTGGAAGGTATTGATGGCGTTTCTTCCGTTTCGATTTCAGGCCAACATGTGAATAAAGTGGAAATTGAATACGACCAAGTAAAGATGGCTTCTCTGGGCGTGACGGAAGACGATGTAAAACAAATGATTCAAGCAAGCGACTTGAAGGCGCCGCTTGGTTTGTATCCATTTAAAGAAAAAGAACAATCCATCGTCATTGATGGAAAATTTACGACCGTCGACGAGTTGAAAAACTTGTTGATCCCGGTTACACCAACAGCACAAAATCCGACACCTTTTGTGACTTTGGGTGATATTGCAAAAGTAAAATTAGTAGGAGAAGTCGAATCGGTTTCACGTACGAACGGAAAAGAAGCGATCGGCATCCAAATTGTAAAAGGTCAGGATGCTAACACGGTTGAAGTCGTAAATGAAGCCAAAGACATTATCAAAGAATTGGAAGCGAAAAATGATGGGTTGCACATCGATGTGACGCTTGACCAAGGGGAACCGATCGAAGAATCCGTTTCTACGATGTTAGGAAAAGCGTTATACGGTGCAGGATTTGCGATTATCATTATCTTGCTGTTCTTGCGTGATATCAAATCAACAATCATATCCATCATTTCCATTCCGTTGTCTTTGTTGATTGCCTTTACCATCTTGCATCAAATGGACATTACATTGAACATTATGACCCTTGGCGCGATGACGGTTGCGATTGGACGGGTAATCGACGATTCGATTGTAGTGGTTGAAAATATTTACAGACGATTGCATTTGAAAGATGAAAAATTAAAAGGACGAGCATTGATCCGTTCAGCAACGATCGAAATGTTCAAACCGATATTGGCCTCCACCCTTGTTACAATCGCCGTGTTTGCGCCGCTTGTATTAGTCGGAGGCATGGTTGGAGAACTGTTCACTCCATTCGCCTTTACGATGGCTTTCGCCTTGCTTGCTTCATTGCTGGTGGCCATCACGGTGGTTCCATCACTGTCCCATACGCTGTTTAAAAAGCGTTTATATGGCGGTAAAAAAGGCGGAAAAGTAAAACATGAAAAACCGGGCGCATTGGCTTTATGGTATAAAAAAGTGTTGCGCTGGTCATTGAATCATAAAGTCGTTTCATCCCTAATTGCGATTGCATTATTGGTGGGAAGCTTATTCTTGATTCCGGTGGTAGGATTCAGTTTCCTTTCCGCTGATCAGGAAAAAGTGATGTATCTCACTTACACTCCTGAGCCGGGTGAGTCTGAGGAAAAAACGTTGGAAAATGTCCAAGTCGTTGAAGATAAATTATTGGCCCGGGATGATGTGGATATCGTTCAAGTTTCCATCGGTGGCAGCGGTAATGCGATGATGGGCATGATGGGCACTGACGGAGCATTAATGTATGTCATTTTCGATGATGATACAAAGAATTTTGATGATGTCCAAGATGAAATCACAAACTACATTGAAGGTTTGGATCAATCAGGCAAATGGATCAATCAAAACTTCAGCATGTCCATGTCCAATAATGAACTCAGCTATACCGTTTATGGAGATGACATGGATAAAATTGAAAAAACGGTAGCAGACATCGAGAATATCATGAAAGAATCCGGAAATTTGAAAGATGTGGATACATCCCTTTCCGAACGATTTGATGAATTCACATTAAGAGTGAACCAGCAAACATTGCTGCAATATGGTTTAACAGCAGGACAGCTGGCCATGATGTTAAATCCGAACAAACAGGATGAAGTGTTGACGACGTTGAAAAAAGACGGCACGGACATCGATGTCATTGTGAAACGGAATGTCAATTTGGCGACATCCTTCGAAGATTTGTTGAATCAACCTGTCCCAACCGCTACGGGAGCGGCTGTACAGTTGAAAGACATTGTGCAAGTGGAAGAAGGAACAGTATCCAACACAATTTCCCGCAGTAAAGGACAGTTGTATGCAAGTGTTTCCGGTACTGTGACAAGCAAAGACGTGACAAAAGCTTCAAAAGAAGTGGATGAAAAAATCGATAAACTTGAATTGCCTAAAGGCGTTGAAATCGGCGTTTCCGGCGTTACAGCGGATATGGAAGAAGCCTTTACCCAATTAGGTTTTGCCATGATTGTCGCGATAGGAATCGTGTACTTCATTCTGGTGGTAACATTTGGTGAAGGTTTGGCGCCATTTGCCATCCTCTTCTCATTGCCGTTTACGGTCATCGGTTCATTGGTGGGACTTTGGATTGCAGGAGAAACCATTTCCGTATCGGTTATGATGGGTATGCTCATGCTGATCGGTATTGTTGTTACAAATGCCGTTGTATTGGTGGACCGAATCATCAACATGGAACGTACGGGTATGCCAATGCGTGAAGCGATCCTGGAAGCGGGAGCCACTCGTTTGCGTCCAATCTTAATGACCGCGATTGCCACAATCGGTGCGTTAATACCGCTTGCAATCGGTGCGGAAGGAAGCGGAATGATTTCAAGGGACTTAGGTATTTGTGTAATCGGCGGTTTATTCAGTTCAACGATGTTAACGTTGATCGTCGTGCCGATCGTGTATGAAATCTTGTCAAAAATGTTGAGAAAAAACCGTACAGAAATTGAAGAAGATTAA
- a CDS encoding CidA/LrgA family protein — MIVIRTILQILILYLFYYMGVFIVKGTHLPIPPSIIGLLLLFLCLRQKWIKVGMIREGAGFLIGFMTLFFIPSMIGVVEYPELLSSKGFFLIVTVFASTILTIYMTGIFSKKIEEKEKGKGEEKSGSHHLYR, encoded by the coding sequence ATGATCGTTATTCGAACAATTTTGCAAATCCTGATTTTATATCTTTTTTATTATATGGGCGTATTTATTGTTAAAGGGACGCATCTTCCCATTCCGCCAAGCATAATCGGTTTGCTCTTGCTATTTTTGTGCTTGCGGCAAAAATGGATCAAAGTCGGAATGATCCGGGAAGGGGCAGGTTTTTTAATAGGGTTTATGACTTTATTTTTTATTCCATCGATGATTGGCGTCGTGGAATATCCTGAATTGTTGTCTTCAAAAGGGTTTTTTTTAATAGTGACCGTGTTTGCAAGTACGATATTGACAATTTATATGACGGGCATTTTTAGTAAAAAAATAGAAGAAAAAGAGAAGGGGAAGGGGGAAGAAAAGAGTGGAAGCCATCATTTATATCGTTAG
- a CDS encoding DUF1054 domain-containing protein, whose product MVDIKWTNSDFDVFTIDGLDARMDALKTIVRPKFQALGEHFAGYFSAKTGDEFFAHIAKHARRTVNPPNDSWVAFAPYKRGYKSLPHFQIGLTNNHLFIVVAIIYEVPQKSAMAQRLLNSLDAFRKLPDDFIISGDHTSPDAIPLKDALDGRLEELLVRLRDVKKGEFLVGRHIPRETCINLSSEEFLKVAEDTFEALFPIYEMMIGKN is encoded by the coding sequence ATGGTTGATATCAAATGGACAAATTCCGATTTTGATGTTTTTACAATAGACGGTTTAGACGCCCGAATGGATGCATTGAAAACGATTGTACGTCCCAAATTCCAAGCGCTGGGGGAACATTTTGCCGGATATTTCAGTGCGAAAACCGGTGATGAATTTTTTGCCCATATCGCCAAACATGCAAGAAGAACCGTCAATCCGCCGAATGATTCATGGGTGGCATTTGCCCCATATAAACGCGGATACAAATCGCTTCCCCATTTTCAAATTGGGCTTACAAACAACCATTTATTCATCGTTGTTGCAATAATTTATGAAGTTCCACAAAAATCTGCCATGGCCCAACGTTTGCTGAATTCATTGGATGCATTTCGGAAGTTGCCTGATGATTTCATTATTTCAGGCGATCATACGTCCCCTGATGCCATTCCTTTAAAGGATGCATTGGATGGCCGGTTGGAGGAACTTCTGGTTCGACTTCGGGATGTGAAAAAAGGGGAATTTTTGGTTGGACGTCATATTCCTCGTGAAACATGCATAAATCTATCTTCGGAAGAGTTTTTAAAAGTGGCGGAGGATACTTTTGAAGCACTTTTCCCAATTTACGAAATGATGATTGGAAAAAATTAA
- a CDS encoding CidA/LrgA family protein — MEKGVPFSDGSMKIVRTIIQILLLYVFYYIGVFMVEITHLPLPASIIGLVLLFICLQFKWIKVDYIKDGANFLIGFMTLFFIPPIVGIIDYPELISVSGSLLVASVIVSTLFVLLTTSMICQWIEKKELAMKGKKEGEVEHASKFIHH; from the coding sequence TTGGAAAAGGGTGTTCCTTTTTCCGATGGAAGTATGAAAATTGTTCGAACGATCATTCAAATTCTGCTTCTGTACGTTTTTTACTACATTGGGGTGTTTATGGTTGAAATCACACATTTACCATTGCCTGCCAGCATCATCGGTTTGGTGCTTCTATTTATTTGCCTACAATTTAAATGGATCAAAGTGGATTATATAAAAGACGGGGCAAATTTCCTGATAGGGTTTATGACGTTATTTTTTATTCCGCCCATTGTCGGCATCATCGATTATCCGGAGCTTATTTCCGTATCCGGTTCGCTATTGGTGGCGTCGGTCATCGTCAGTACGCTTTTCGTGCTTCTGACGACAAGCATGATTTGCCAATGGATTGAGAAAAAAGAATTGGCGATGAAGGGGAAGAAAGAGGGGGAAGTGGAACATGCGAGCAAGTTTATCCATCATTAG
- a CDS encoding aminotransferase class I/II-fold pyridoxal phosphate-dependent enzyme, with protein sequence MSQLETPLFDALLKHRNRHPIQFHIPGHKKGQGMDPAFREFIGDNVLSIDLINIAPLDDLHSPKGAIKAAQELAAEAFGADHTFFSVQGTSGAIMTMIMSVVGPGDKILVPRNVHKSTMSAIILSGAIPIFIYPEVDEEYGITHGISAESVEKAIETYPDAKALLVINPTYFGFAADLKRIVEIAHASDIPVIVDEAHGIHLRFHDELPISAMEAGADMAATSVHKLGGSLTQSSVLNVREGLVSISRVQSVLSMLTTTSTSYPLLASLDCARRQLAINGNHLIDKTIRLAKEARKRINKIPHLKVAGRERLHSSATYDMDPTKLLISVKDLGITGHQAEEWLRQNANIEVELSDLYNILCLVTLGDTKKEINLLVNALQRMSQAFDSEACIKETEVNVPDIPALAMTPRDAFYSSTEVIPFKDSAGYICAEFIMVYPPGIPIFIPGEVITQENIDYIQMNIEAGLPVQGPEDASLQTIRVIKERKPIY encoded by the coding sequence TTGTCACAGTTAGAAACTCCTCTGTTCGACGCATTGTTAAAACATCGAAACAGACATCCGATCCAATTCCACATCCCAGGCCATAAAAAGGGGCAAGGAATGGATCCTGCTTTTCGAGAATTTATTGGAGACAACGTTTTATCCATTGATTTAATCAATATTGCTCCACTAGATGACTTACATTCGCCAAAAGGTGCAATTAAAGCGGCACAGGAACTTGCTGCCGAAGCCTTTGGTGCTGACCATACATTTTTTTCTGTTCAAGGAACTAGTGGTGCTATCATGACGATGATCATGTCTGTCGTCGGTCCGGGAGATAAAATTTTGGTACCACGAAATGTTCATAAATCTACGATGTCTGCGATTATTTTGTCTGGTGCGATTCCGATTTTCATTTATCCTGAAGTGGATGAAGAATACGGGATCACCCATGGAATTTCTGCCGAATCCGTTGAAAAGGCAATCGAAACATATCCAGACGCAAAAGCTTTGCTTGTGATTAATCCGACTTATTTCGGATTTGCTGCTGATTTAAAACGCATTGTGGAGATCGCACATGCTTCAGATATACCGGTAATTGTCGATGAAGCCCATGGAATCCATTTGAGATTCCATGATGAACTGCCAATCTCAGCAATGGAAGCTGGAGCCGATATGGCTGCGACAAGCGTACATAAGCTAGGAGGTTCTTTGACCCAAAGTTCCGTATTAAACGTCCGGGAAGGGCTTGTGAGCATTAGCCGCGTACAATCCGTATTATCGATGTTGACAACCACTTCAACATCATACCCATTGCTCGCTTCCCTTGATTGCGCCAGAAGACAGCTGGCAATCAATGGCAATCATTTAATCGACAAAACGATCCGTTTGGCAAAAGAAGCAAGAAAACGAATCAATAAAATTCCGCATTTGAAGGTAGCTGGACGAGAGAGGCTCCATTCATCCGCGACATATGATATGGACCCTACAAAGCTGTTGATCAGCGTCAAAGACTTGGGGATTACGGGCCATCAAGCGGAAGAATGGCTCCGGCAAAATGCCAACATTGAAGTGGAATTGTCTGATCTTTACAACATCCTTTGCCTTGTTACATTGGGGGATACAAAAAAAGAAATCAATTTGCTTGTGAATGCATTGCAACGCATGTCCCAGGCATTTGATTCGGAGGCTTGCATAAAAGAAACGGAAGTGAATGTGCCGGATATTCCAGCCCTTGCCATGACCCCAAGAGATGCCTTTTATTCCAGCACGGAAGTGATTCCTTTCAAAGACTCCGCCGGCTATATTTGCGCCGAGTTTATCATGGTGTATCCGCCTGGCATCCCAATTTTTATTCCGGGTGAAGTCATTACCCAGGAAAATATAGACTACATTCAAATGAACATTGAAGCGGGACTGCCGGTGCAAGGACCCGAAGATGCAAGTCTGCAGACGATTCGTGTCATTAAAGAACGGAAACCTATATATTAA
- a CDS encoding YlaF family protein, with protein MNKAKFVMLLFSIAALLSMVSIGYAIAIRSVPTIIACIVALCAVMGIGFRMKRKFREKGLL; from the coding sequence ATGAATAAAGCGAAGTTTGTCATGCTGCTTTTCTCCATCGCTGCACTATTATCAATGGTTTCCATTGGTTACGCGATCGCCATAAGAAGCGTTCCTACAATCATTGCTTGCATCGTGGCATTATGTGCCGTTATGGGAATCGGTTTCCGCATGAAAAGAAAATTTCGTGAAAAAGGGCTGCTATAG
- a CDS encoding UPF0223 family protein has protein sequence MEYAYPISPDWSTEEIIAVVKFFEGIEQAYEKGIKREEMLEKYRRFKQIVPSKAEEKTLFREFEEVSGYASYPVVKQARELKDGDWIHMN, from the coding sequence ATGGAATATGCGTATCCAATTTCCCCTGATTGGTCAACAGAGGAAATAATTGCAGTGGTGAAATTTTTTGAGGGAATTGAACAAGCGTACGAAAAAGGGATCAAAAGGGAGGAGATGTTGGAAAAGTATCGCCGTTTTAAACAAATCGTCCCTTCAAAAGCGGAAGAAAAAACCCTCTTTCGGGAATTTGAAGAGGTCAGCGGATATGCAAGCTACCCTGTGGTGAAGCAGGCGAGGGAATTAAAGGATGGGGATTGGATTCATATGAATTGA
- a CDS encoding LrgB family protein, which yields MEAIIYIVSTIIIFLIMMKIYKCFPYPFLMPILTTTIVLVVFILLLNIPYDEYMEGGKWIQHLLGPAVVALAYPLYNQRHLVLKYKYTILSGIVFAMLIGLFSVFAGLKLFHEEKTFILTALPKSLTTPIAMQVSETIGGVPPLTAVLVMVAGFTGALFGPVVYKLGKIDSPISRGISMGSASHGVGISQLKDFGEEDLSIGSVSMSLSIVIGAILCPIFVSLFF from the coding sequence GTGGAAGCCATCATTTATATCGTTAGCACGATTATAATCTTTTTAATCATGATGAAAATATATAAATGTTTCCCCTATCCATTTTTGATGCCAATCCTTACTACAACCATCGTTTTGGTTGTTTTCATCTTATTGCTAAATATTCCATATGACGAGTATATGGAAGGGGGAAAGTGGATCCAACATTTATTGGGGCCGGCAGTGGTTGCCCTGGCCTATCCGTTATACAACCAACGGCATTTGGTGCTGAAATATAAATATACCATCCTTTCGGGTATCGTTTTTGCCATGCTGATTGGCTTGTTTAGTGTTTTTGCAGGATTGAAATTGTTCCACGAGGAAAAAACGTTTATTTTGACCGCATTGCCCAAATCCTTGACAACACCGATTGCGATGCAAGTAAGTGAAACCATCGGGGGAGTCCCGCCGTTAACCGCCGTTTTGGTGATGGTGGCAGGCTTTACCGGGGCGCTTTTTGGACCTGTCGTTTATAAATTGGGCAAAATCGATTCACCCATCAGTCGGGGGATTTCCATGGGAAGTGCCAGCCACGGTGTCGGAATATCACAGCTGAAGGATTTTGGCGAGGAAGATTTGTCCATCGGTTCGGTCTCCATGAGTTTGAGTATAGTCATCGGGGCCATCCTTTGTCCCATTTTTGTCTCTCTCTTTTTCTAA
- a CDS encoding nitronate monooxygenase family protein has protein sequence MSMMNWETRVTKLLGIQYPIIQGGLAYLAYSDLAAAVSNAGGLGQITALSLESPEQLRKEIRKTKEKTDKPFGVNFAFGNYGKGYEPMVEVAIEEKVPVISMTGGNPAPMFKLLEGVDVKKLVLVAARRQAQKAEELGADAVMVVGQEGGGHLGRDDVGTMVLVPQVVDSVSIPVIASGGIGDGRGLMAALALGAEGIEMGTRFIATKECVHASPEYIKALLNSSETDTAVIKRSLGTPARALKNGFTEKILQIEKETPTYEALKDYISGEANKRFIYDGDAENGFGWAGQVTGLIKDVPSVQELFKRMIREAEEIRLKWGR, from the coding sequence ATGAGCATGATGAATTGGGAAACAAGAGTGACAAAATTATTGGGAATCCAATATCCGATCATACAGGGGGGACTCGCTTATTTGGCCTACTCCGATTTGGCGGCCGCCGTATCCAATGCGGGGGGACTCGGACAAATTACAGCCCTCAGTTTGGAATCTCCTGAACAATTAAGGAAAGAGATCCGAAAAACAAAAGAAAAAACCGATAAACCTTTCGGAGTGAATTTTGCTTTCGGCAATTATGGAAAAGGCTATGAACCGATGGTGGAAGTGGCAATCGAGGAAAAAGTGCCGGTCATTTCGATGACGGGCGGTAATCCTGCTCCGATGTTCAAATTGCTTGAAGGGGTCGACGTGAAAAAGTTGGTCTTGGTTGCGGCACGCCGTCAAGCCCAGAAAGCGGAAGAACTTGGTGCGGATGCAGTGATGGTGGTTGGACAAGAAGGAGGGGGACACTTGGGAAGAGATGATGTGGGGACAATGGTGCTCGTACCGCAAGTCGTGGATAGCGTATCCATCCCTGTCATCGCTTCTGGAGGGATTGGAGATGGACGAGGGTTGATGGCGGCTTTGGCTTTGGGAGCGGAAGGAATCGAAATGGGGACAAGATTCATTGCGACGAAGGAATGCGTGCATGCCTCCCCGGAATATATTAAAGCTTTGCTCAACAGTTCCGAAACGGATACGGCGGTCATCAAGCGATCATTAGGAACTCCAGCCCGAGCCTTAAAAAACGGATTTACAGAAAAAATATTGCAAATCGAAAAGGAAACCCCAACCTATGAAGCCCTTAAAGACTATATCAGCGGAGAAGCGAATAAACGCTTTATTTACGATGGGGACGCGGAAAACGGCTTTGGTTGGGCAGGGCAAGTAACCGGTTTAATCAAAGATGTCCCTTCAGTACAAGAATTGTTTAAGCGTATGATTCGGGAAGCGGAAGAAATTCGGTTAAAATGGGGAAGATAA
- a CDS encoding LrgB family protein produces the protein MRASLSIISTVIIFLLMKKLHARYPSPILMPILTSTIIIIAGLLFLNVPFDVYMEGGRYLQHLLGPAVVALAYPLYNQWHMVLKYKYTILSGIVIAMVSGLISVYTLLVVFKIDKEYILTALPKSMTTPVAMHVSETIGGIPSLTAVLVLIAGFTGALLGSVMFTIGKIDSSISRGIAMGSASHGVGTAKLVDYGELDLSIGSLSMGLSAVVGAILCPIFVYLFM, from the coding sequence ATGCGAGCAAGTTTATCCATCATTAGTACGGTCATCATCTTTTTATTAATGAAGAAGTTGCATGCCCGGTACCCTTCGCCGATTCTCATGCCCATCTTAACTTCGACCATTATCATCATTGCGGGCCTGCTCTTTTTGAATGTCCCATTTGACGTTTATATGGAAGGTGGGCGCTACCTTCAACATTTGCTTGGACCTGCTGTCGTCGCTTTGGCCTATCCGTTGTACAACCAGTGGCATATGGTGCTGAAATACAAATATACGATTTTATCAGGCATTGTAATTGCGATGGTAAGCGGCTTGATCAGCGTTTATACGCTTCTAGTCGTATTTAAAATCGATAAGGAGTATATATTGACGGCCCTGCCAAAATCGATGACGACACCGGTCGCGATGCATGTGAGCGAAACGATCGGTGGAATCCCATCCCTTACCGCTGTATTGGTATTGATTGCGGGCTTTACAGGTGCCCTGCTTGGTTCGGTCATGTTCACCATTGGAAAAATCGATTCATCGATCAGCCGAGGGATTGCCATGGGAAGCGCAAGCCATGGAGTCGGCACGGCAAAGCTTGTCGACTATGGTGAACTGGATTTATCGATCGGTTCATTGTCGATGGGGCTAAGCGCGGTGGTTGGTGCCATTCTATGTCCGATATTTGTTTATCTTTTTATGTAA
- a CDS encoding TetR/AcrR family transcriptional regulator, giving the protein MSKKLMIMEKAIELFSKNGVESTSIQDITNACGISKGAFYLSFKSKDDLLVEITDYFIKKFIAVQNEILDDSIPVNEKLPKFFYYNFRLLEEHYSFISMCMRENFQPMNNEVIQKIKEFNTVHNEALLTIIHQTYGEKVEHFKYDLLLVVRGLLISYTEFITTHPRKYNFEQLANSLAEKVNIIAEHSTLHFVTEKLWNTKSASSFSEMVSKEHILYLLRQLEGQYKKTPLIDESIHLLMEELMKEKPRLAILSGLASNLQKNEDFSMVVFLVRQYVSDLQSVS; this is encoded by the coding sequence GTGTCAAAAAAATTGATGATCATGGAAAAAGCAATAGAACTTTTTTCGAAAAACGGAGTAGAATCCACTTCCATACAAGATATAACCAATGCATGCGGAATTTCCAAAGGCGCCTTTTATCTCAGCTTCAAATCGAAAGATGATTTGCTCGTGGAAATTACCGATTACTTTATAAAAAAATTTATCGCCGTACAAAACGAAATTTTGGATGACAGCATCCCGGTCAATGAGAAATTGCCGAAGTTCTTTTACTACAATTTCAGATTATTGGAAGAACATTATTCCTTTATTTCCATGTGCATGCGGGAAAATTTCCAGCCGATGAACAATGAAGTCATCCAGAAAATAAAAGAATTTAATACGGTTCATAATGAAGCTCTTCTCACGATTATACACCAAACTTATGGTGAAAAAGTTGAACATTTTAAGTATGATTTATTATTAGTTGTTCGTGGATTATTGATCAGTTATACGGAATTTATTACAACCCATCCACGAAAATATAATTTTGAACAGCTTGCAAATAGCCTGGCTGAAAAAGTGAATATTATCGCCGAACATAGCACCCTTCATTTCGTTACAGAAAAGCTGTGGAATACAAAAAGCGCTTCCTCTTTCAGCGAAATGGTTTCAAAAGAACATATTTTATATTTGCTTCGACAATTGGAAGGCCAATATAAGAAAACGCCTTTAATCGATGAATCGATCCATCTTTTGATGGAAGAATTGATGAAAGAAAAACCGAGATTGGCCATTTTATCCGGATTAGCTTCCAATTTGCAAAAAAATGAAGATTTTTCAATGGTTGTGTTCCTCGTAAGACAATACGTTTCGGATCTGCAATCGGTTTCATAA
- a CDS encoding inositol monophosphatase family protein has product MDLRKINDFAIKTIFHAGDQIRESFSKELIIETKASANDLVTNIDRKIEQYFVEKIKELDPSHKILGEEGMGDKIVTLDGPLWIIDPIDGTMNFIKQGRNFMISIGFFVDGVGKLGYLYDVMRDELIYAIKGEGAFINDQQIGKLKPLKIEEAVIGINSSWVIPNGKINHEKVVKLIRTVRGTRSYGSAAMEIALVVTGKLDAYLSMRLAPWDIGGGMVIAQEVGAVVSNLKGQPFNLLNHDTFLIANPSIHQLLLEHYIELKDEKQHSN; this is encoded by the coding sequence ATGGATTTACGGAAAATAAACGATTTTGCAATAAAAACTATTTTTCATGCCGGTGATCAAATACGCGAATCTTTTTCAAAAGAATTGATTATAGAAACAAAAGCGAGCGCCAATGATTTGGTGACAAACATCGACCGGAAAATCGAACAATATTTTGTGGAAAAAATAAAGGAATTGGACCCTTCCCATAAGATTTTGGGGGAAGAAGGGATGGGGGATAAAATTGTGACATTGGATGGCCCCCTATGGATTATCGATCCAATTGACGGCACGATGAATTTCATCAAACAAGGCCGCAATTTCATGATTTCAATCGGTTTCTTTGTCGATGGAGTCGGGAAGTTGGGGTATTTGTATGATGTGATGCGGGATGAATTAATTTACGCGATCAAAGGCGAAGGTGCGTTCATCAATGATCAGCAAATCGGCAAATTAAAGCCGTTGAAGATTGAAGAAGCTGTGATTGGAATCAACTCCAGCTGGGTGATCCCGAATGGAAAAATCAATCACGAAAAAGTGGTAAAACTGATCCGGACTGTGCGCGGCACCCGTTCATACGGTTCAGCCGCCATGGAAATTGCTTTGGTGGTGACAGGCAAACTGGATGCTTATCTATCAATGAGATTGGCTCCATGGGATATCGGAGGCGGAATGGTCATCGCCCAGGAGGTGGGAGCGGTTGTATCGAACTTGAAAGGCCAACCGTTCAATTTATTGAACCACGATACATTCCTTATTGCGAACCCATCAATCCATCAGTTGTTGCTGGAACATTATATCGAATTAAAAGACGAGAAGCAGCATTCCAATTAA